Proteins from a genomic interval of Ensifer canadensis:
- the tauA gene encoding taurine ABC transporter substrate-binding protein, which produces MFYSNALKTMAGAATIAAGLLTSSLARAETNVIIGYQQIVGPFIAAIADGRFDAAAKEAGYLVDWRQFSSGGDISTALASGNVPIGVIGSTGTTAAATRGVDLELFWILDNIGKSEALVAREGSGIEKPEDLVGRSVGVPFVSTSHFHLLVGLEQVWKVDPREVNILNMKPPQIVAAWQRGDIDAAYVWPPALSELLKSGKVISDSEAIGAASVPTFDGLVVDKKWAAENPKFMAAFTKVLAEAYADYKANGASWTADSAPVQNIVKLIGGDGAGTVEALNLLSFPTAQEQASETWLGGGAVRALTESAKFLADQKQIDKALDDYAPYVNSAYAKEASK; this is translated from the coding sequence ATGTTCTATTCCAACGCCTTGAAAACCATGGCGGGGGCGGCCACGATTGCGGCCGGCCTCCTGACCTCAAGTCTTGCCCGCGCCGAGACCAATGTGATCATCGGCTACCAGCAGATCGTCGGCCCGTTCATTGCCGCCATCGCCGACGGCCGTTTCGACGCCGCCGCGAAAGAGGCTGGCTATCTCGTCGACTGGCGGCAGTTCAGCTCTGGCGGCGATATCTCGACGGCGCTTGCATCGGGCAACGTGCCGATCGGCGTCATCGGCTCCACCGGCACCACGGCCGCGGCAACGCGCGGCGTCGATCTCGAGCTGTTCTGGATCCTCGACAATATCGGCAAGTCGGAAGCGCTTGTCGCCCGCGAAGGTTCGGGCATCGAGAAGCCGGAAGATCTGGTCGGCCGCTCCGTCGGCGTCCCCTTCGTCTCGACGTCCCACTTCCATCTCCTTGTCGGCCTTGAGCAGGTGTGGAAGGTCGATCCCCGCGAAGTCAACATCCTCAACATGAAGCCACCGCAGATCGTGGCCGCCTGGCAGCGCGGCGATATCGATGCCGCCTATGTCTGGCCTCCGGCCCTGTCGGAACTGCTGAAATCCGGCAAGGTGATTTCAGATTCCGAGGCGATCGGCGCAGCCAGCGTCCCGACCTTCGACGGTCTGGTGGTCGACAAGAAATGGGCAGCTGAAAATCCGAAGTTCATGGCCGCCTTCACCAAGGTGCTGGCCGAAGCCTATGCCGACTACAAGGCAAACGGCGCAAGCTGGACGGCAGACTCCGCACCGGTCCAGAACATCGTCAAGCTCATCGGCGGCGATGGCGCCGGCACCGTCGAAGCGCTGAACTTGCTCTCGTTCCCGACAGCGCAGGAGCAGGCGTCCGAAACCTGGCTCGGCGGCGGTGCTGTGCGCGCGCTCACGGAAAGCGCGAAATTCCTTGCCGACCAGAAGCAAATCGACAAGGCGCTCGACGACTACGCCCCCTACGTCAACAGCGCCTACGCGAAAGAGGCTTCGAAGTAG
- a CDS encoding PLP-dependent aminotransferase family protein, with translation MARISVSETIFFIDRASRTSLQAQIRETVVSAVLSGRLPPGALLPSTRKLASYLNISRLTVTLAYQELATQGYLDAADRSSYRVADKPPFNVLDADVAKPGADAVDWSSKLRSTFRVAKQMRKPLDWRRYPYPFLYGQMDPSLFDLTAWRDCARRALAREDFELMAGDFAASDDVQLVNYICSRTLPGRGIRANPDEILVTVGAQNALWIVIQLLLRRGSHAVCENPCHPDMSASLQLSGAKVTVLDVDEGGLPPAALPHEIDAVFVTPSHHSPTGATMPMDRRVALLEAASSRDFVIIEDDYEFEMSFLAPPSPALKAFDRNGRVFYIGSFSKSLFPGLRLGYLVAPAPVIREARALRALMLRHPPGHLQRTAAYFLALGHYDAVLHRMREEYHLRHRVMADALNANGLKIAGSAAFGGTSFWIEGPDGLDADRLMADLREDGVLIESGSPFFPNDEESCRFFRMGYSSIGRDRIAEGVKLTANRMAQS, from the coding sequence GTGGCACGCATCTCGGTTTCGGAAACCATTTTCTTCATCGACCGGGCGAGCCGTACGAGCCTGCAGGCGCAGATCCGCGAGACGGTCGTCTCCGCCGTGCTGTCAGGGCGGCTGCCACCCGGTGCCCTGCTGCCGTCGACGCGCAAGCTTGCGAGCTATCTCAACATTTCGCGCCTCACCGTCACGCTTGCCTATCAGGAGTTGGCGACCCAGGGCTATCTCGATGCGGCCGACCGCAGCAGCTACCGCGTTGCCGACAAGCCGCCGTTCAACGTGCTTGATGCGGACGTGGCGAAGCCGGGGGCGGATGCGGTGGATTGGTCGTCCAAGCTGCGCTCGACCTTTCGCGTTGCCAAGCAGATGCGCAAGCCGCTCGACTGGCGGCGGTATCCCTATCCTTTCCTCTATGGCCAGATGGACCCGTCGCTGTTCGATCTCACCGCCTGGCGCGACTGCGCCCGGCGCGCGCTGGCGCGCGAAGATTTCGAACTCATGGCAGGCGATTTCGCCGCGTCTGACGATGTGCAACTGGTCAACTACATCTGTTCGCGCACGCTGCCGGGGCGCGGCATCCGGGCCAATCCCGACGAGATCCTGGTGACGGTGGGAGCGCAGAATGCGCTCTGGATCGTCATTCAGCTGTTGCTGCGGCGCGGGTCCCATGCTGTGTGCGAAAACCCCTGCCACCCGGATATGAGCGCCTCGCTGCAACTGAGCGGCGCAAAGGTGACGGTGCTTGACGTCGATGAAGGCGGGCTACCGCCGGCGGCCCTGCCGCATGAGATCGATGCCGTGTTTGTGACGCCGAGCCATCATTCGCCGACGGGTGCGACCATGCCGATGGATCGCCGTGTAGCACTGCTCGAAGCCGCCTCAAGCAGGGACTTCGTCATCATCGAGGACGATTACGAGTTCGAGATGAGCTTTCTCGCGCCACCGTCGCCGGCGCTGAAGGCCTTCGACAGAAACGGGCGGGTCTTTTACATCGGCAGCTTTTCGAAGTCGCTTTTCCCCGGCCTGCGGCTTGGCTATCTCGTCGCACCGGCGCCCGTCATCCGGGAGGCGCGGGCGCTCCGTGCCCTGATGCTGCGCCATCCGCCCGGCCACCTCCAGCGCACCGCTGCCTATTTTCTGGCGCTCGGTCACTATGACGCCGTGCTTCACAGGATGCGGGAAGAGTACCACCTGCGCCATCGGGTAATGGCAGACGCGCTCAACGCCAACGGGCTTAAGATCGCCGGTTCGGCAGCGTTCGGCGGAACCTCCTTCTGGATCGAAGGCCCTGACGGTCTCGATGCGGACAGGCTGATGGCCGATCTGCGGGAAGACGGGGTTCTGATCGAATCCGGATCGCCGTTCTTTCCGAACGACGAGGAAAGCTGCCGCTTTTTCCGCATGGGATACTCGTCGATCGGCAGAGACCGCATAGCCGAAGGCGTGAAGCTGACGGCAAACAGAATGGCGCAGTCTTGA